The following are encoded together in the Planococcus antarcticus DSM 14505 genome:
- a CDS encoding fructose-1,6-bisphosphatase → MNLKYLDLLAQKYDCEEKVATEIINLEAILDLPKGTEHFVSDLHGEFQAFQHVLRNGSGNVKVKIRDLFKNELSEKELNEFATLVYYPEEKLQLIKSHFTSKKELQAWYIEVIERLLKLISYAASKYTRSKLRKALPNQFVYIIEELLYKTDEFKNKKEYYAKMVEQIISLGQADQLIIGLAYTTQRLTVDHLHVVGDIYDRGPDPHKIVDTLIDYHSVDIQWGNHDVLWIGAYAGSKVCLANILRICARYNNLDIIEDVYGINLRPLLNLAEKYYDDNPAFHPKRISGEKMTEQEQLQITKIHQAISVIQFKLESPIIKRRPCFAMEDRLLLEKVDYEKKQATIHGKTYPLENTCFATINPEQPDELLEEEKRVMDKLLFSVQHSEKLTRHMRFLMKKGSLYLKYNGNLLIHGCIPLEENGNMEKMEIEGKSYAGRELLDLFERYLRYSFAHPEETDDFATDMVWYLWTGEYSSLFGKREMTTFERYFIKDKETHKERKNPYYYLREDEEICRKILAEFELNPDHGRIINGHTPVKERDGENPIKANGKMLVIDGGFSKAYQSTTGIAGYTLLYNSYGMQLVAHQLFNSKEEVLQNGTDVLSVKRLVDEELERKKVRETNIGEGLLQEIFNLNSLREYRYMK, encoded by the coding sequence TTGAATTTAAAATATTTGGATTTGTTAGCGCAAAAATATGACTGCGAAGAAAAAGTCGCGACTGAAATCATTAATCTTGAAGCCATCCTAGATCTTCCCAAAGGGACCGAACATTTTGTGAGCGATTTACACGGAGAGTTCCAGGCATTTCAACATGTGCTGCGAAACGGTTCCGGAAATGTGAAAGTGAAAATAAGAGATCTGTTCAAGAATGAGCTGAGCGAAAAAGAACTCAACGAATTTGCGACGTTGGTTTATTATCCAGAAGAAAAACTGCAATTGATCAAAAGCCACTTCACCAGCAAAAAAGAATTGCAAGCCTGGTACATAGAAGTTATTGAACGGCTACTGAAGCTTATTTCTTATGCAGCCTCTAAATACACACGTTCAAAACTGCGCAAAGCTTTGCCGAATCAGTTTGTCTACATTATTGAAGAGCTGCTGTACAAAACAGATGAGTTTAAAAACAAAAAAGAGTATTACGCCAAAATGGTTGAACAAATCATCTCGCTGGGACAAGCCGATCAGCTGATTATTGGCCTTGCCTATACGACTCAACGCCTAACGGTAGATCATTTGCATGTGGTAGGTGACATTTACGACCGGGGTCCGGATCCGCATAAAATCGTGGATACACTGATCGATTATCATTCTGTGGACATTCAATGGGGAAACCACGACGTCTTGTGGATCGGTGCATATGCCGGATCGAAAGTGTGCCTGGCGAACATTCTAAGGATTTGTGCACGCTACAATAACTTGGATATTATTGAAGATGTCTACGGCATCAACTTGCGACCACTGTTGAACTTGGCGGAGAAGTATTACGATGACAATCCAGCTTTTCATCCGAAAAGAATTTCAGGTGAAAAAATGACGGAGCAGGAACAGCTGCAAATCACTAAAATCCATCAGGCCATTTCTGTCATCCAGTTCAAGTTGGAAAGCCCAATTATCAAGAGGCGCCCTTGCTTTGCGATGGAAGACCGCCTGTTGTTAGAGAAAGTCGATTACGAGAAAAAGCAAGCAACCATCCACGGAAAAACCTATCCACTCGAAAACACGTGTTTTGCAACGATCAATCCAGAGCAGCCAGATGAACTATTGGAAGAAGAAAAACGGGTCATGGATAAACTGCTGTTCTCTGTACAGCATTCAGAAAAACTGACACGGCATATGCGTTTTCTTATGAAAAAAGGCAGCCTTTATTTGAAGTACAATGGCAATCTGCTCATTCACGGGTGCATTCCACTGGAAGAAAACGGCAATATGGAAAAAATGGAGATTGAAGGGAAGAGTTATGCCGGACGGGAATTGTTGGATCTTTTCGAACGTTATTTGCGCTATTCCTTCGCCCATCCGGAAGAAACCGATGACTTTGCGACCGATATGGTCTGGTACCTATGGACAGGAGAATACTCGTCCCTTTTCGGAAAGCGTGAAATGACTACCTTTGAGCGCTATTTTATTAAAGACAAAGAAACGCATAAGGAACGGAAAAATCCTTATTATTATTTGCGCGAAGATGAGGAAATATGCCGCAAAATACTGGCTGAATTCGAGTTAAATCCGGATCATGGGCGTATCATCAACGGTCATACACCGGTCAAGGAGCGGGACGGGGAAAACCCAATCAAAGCGAATGGCAAAATGTTAGTCATTGACGGTGGCTTCTCGAAAGCTTACCAGTCAACGACAGGAATTGCCGGATATACGTTGCTGTACAATTCCTACGGCATGCAGCTAGTTGCTCATCAGCTGTTTAATTCAAAAGAAGAAGTTCTGCAAAACGGGACGGACGTATTATCCGTTAAACGGCTAGTTGACGAGGAACTAGAGCGCAAGAAAGTCCGGGAAACGAATATTGGAGAAGGCTTGCTGCAGGAGATTTTCAATTTGAACAGTTTAAGGGAATACCGTTATATGAAGTAA
- a CDS encoding DMT family transporter, with protein MAIGILLALLGGAFVCLQNTFNANVKKRVSVWNTTALVLLLGFLASLAAGLTFEGSGLFRFQAQPWFWFSGILGVGVVACVTQGVQILGPSRAISLIMVSQIFFGLMWDTLGWFGLEKIPFTWQSLFGVLLISSGIVLFQLGPKLEQRERKRKSFDVRGSVKG; from the coding sequence ATGGCAATCGGCATCTTACTGGCGTTACTCGGCGGCGCATTTGTCTGCCTTCAAAATACATTCAATGCTAACGTCAAAAAACGAGTCAGTGTCTGGAACACTACAGCACTCGTCTTGCTGCTCGGATTTTTGGCATCTCTGGCTGCGGGACTGACTTTTGAAGGGAGCGGCCTGTTTAGATTCCAGGCACAGCCTTGGTTCTGGTTCAGTGGTATTCTCGGAGTTGGCGTCGTTGCCTGTGTTACTCAAGGCGTACAGATTCTCGGTCCAAGCCGTGCCATTTCCCTCATCATGGTGTCGCAGATTTTCTTCGGCTTGATGTGGGATACACTCGGCTGGTTCGGCCTCGAAAAAATCCCTTTCACCTGGCAGTCCCTGTTCGGCGTGCTGTTGATCAGCAGTGGTATTGTGCTGTTTCAATTGGGACCGAAACTGGAACAGCGTGAAAGGAAAAGAAAGTCTTTCGATGTTCGTGGCTCAGTAAAAGGGTAA
- a CDS encoding Crp/Fnr family transcriptional regulator yields the protein MDQAIHNFLRRYELADIFPERLRHSMHIEKLSSGERLLSQGDDSDTLYLLVEGKLKVSMLSPEGKRLILAFKSPFDLVGDIEYVQHCPLINTVEAVTNTRVIRIPYHVLRKEMGDNAVWLEFLLKTITRKFEMKSYAMNFNLLYPVDVRLASYLLSMTPTQPKLDATSLVDMADLIGTSYRHLNRILLQFQKAGWITKKRGRITILDRASLLAQAVQNIYE from the coding sequence ATGGACCAAGCTATCCACAATTTTCTTCGCCGGTACGAACTGGCGGATATATTTCCGGAACGGCTCCGGCATTCTATGCACATAGAAAAGTTGTCCAGTGGTGAGCGACTGCTGTCTCAAGGAGACGATTCCGACACGCTTTATCTGCTAGTCGAAGGAAAACTGAAGGTTTCCATGCTGTCTCCTGAAGGGAAACGGTTGATCTTGGCATTCAAAAGCCCGTTCGATTTGGTGGGGGACATCGAATATGTCCAGCACTGCCCGCTCATCAACACGGTGGAAGCGGTCACTAATACTCGGGTCATCCGGATCCCATATCACGTGCTGCGAAAAGAAATGGGAGACAATGCCGTGTGGCTCGAGTTTCTCTTGAAAACGATTACGCGGAAATTTGAAATGAAATCGTACGCCATGAACTTCAACCTGCTTTATCCGGTAGACGTTCGCCTGGCCAGCTACTTGCTGTCCATGACACCGACGCAGCCGAAACTCGATGCCACTTCCCTTGTCGACATGGCAGACTTGATCGGCACAAGCTATCGTCATTTGAACCGGATCTTGCTGCAATTTCAAAAGGCCGGCTGGATTACCAAGAAACGCGGAAGGATTACCATCCTTGACCGCGCCTCCCTGCTTGCTCAGGCGGTTCAAAATATTTACGAATAG
- a CDS encoding DMT family transporter, with translation MKGMLFALAGGFFLTFQSVANATISDSIGTWQAATMTQFTGFVLAILIVLLLRDQSYRNLTQVPPLYASGGMLAAVVLYSNMTAVHRMGVTLTIGVFLIAQLVTAVLIDGKGWFDMAKQKIGRTQIAGLLLMIAGVIVLKW, from the coding sequence ATGAAAGGCATGCTTTTCGCATTGGCGGGCGGTTTTTTCCTGACGTTTCAAAGTGTCGCCAACGCCACAATCAGCGACAGTATCGGCACTTGGCAAGCAGCTACCATGACGCAATTTACAGGCTTTGTGCTGGCCATCTTAATTGTCCTCTTGCTGCGGGATCAGTCCTACCGGAACTTAACGCAAGTTCCACCGCTGTATGCTTCCGGCGGAATGCTGGCGGCTGTTGTTCTTTATAGCAATATGACCGCTGTCCACCGCATGGGTGTTACGCTGACAATCGGAGTTTTCCTGATTGCACAGCTCGTTACGGCCGTGCTGATTGACGGCAAGGGCTGGTTCGACATGGCCAAGCAAAAAATCGGCCGGACACAGATTGCCGGACTGCTGCTGATGATTGCAGGAGTCATTGTTTTGAAATGGTAA